A single genomic interval of Agelaius phoeniceus isolate bAgePho1 chromosome 31, bAgePho1.hap1, whole genome shotgun sequence harbors:
- the CTXND2 gene encoding cortexin domain containing 2, which produces METPTVLPAMDVDKAVATAFVVLLGLFLLAMTVRCARLVVDPYSAIPTSTWEEEPIN; this is translated from the coding sequence ATGGAGACCCCCACAGTGCTGCCCGCCATGGACGTGGACAAAGCTGTGGCCACGGCCtttgtggtgctgctggggctcttCCTCCTGGCCATGACCGTGCGCTGCGCCCGGCTCGTGGTGGATCCCTACAGCGCCATTCCCACCTCCACCTGGGAGGAGGAACCCATCAACTGA